The sequence below is a genomic window from Trichosurus vulpecula isolate mTriVul1 chromosome 5, mTriVul1.pri, whole genome shotgun sequence.
CCCAGGACCCCTCTCCAATTCAGACCATTGCCTGATCGGCAGTGGGTGGCCTGGGTCATCATGATGTTCCCCATTCCAACcccatcatttgacagatggggaaactgagttttaGAGAAATGACTCAGCCTGGACTCAAACCTGCCTTTGAAGCCCTGGGCTAGGCTCCCCATTGTTGATCCTACGTGTCAAAGACAGATTCTGAGACAGGCTCTCTAACCATTGGACCACAAGGACTCCTGAAGAAGAGTTGGGGCTGATATGGCTAGAGAGGAGGGGAGCCAGCCCTTCCCTGTGGAAAACCACACAACTGCAGAAGGGCCTTTGGGAAGAGTCTTAGAAGCCTGCTCGGGACactgagaaatgacttgtccaaggtcacaggccaatatgtcagaggcaggtattaatagctgacatttataaagcacttactgtgtactgcgcgctgtgctaagtattttatcaTGATTCTGGGaggtataattatctccattttatggatggggaaattTGAGGCAagcaggttgagtgacttgcccagggtcacacagctagtaaatatccaaaGTCACActcaaactcaggacttcttgatccccaagcccatcactctatctacttcaccacctggcTGCTCCAGGTGTTCCAACTCCAGAGATTGAGGGAGAGGGAATAATCAACAGATATCTGGTTGATTTCAGGGAGATCCACTATGAAGCAGTGCGCTAACAGAAGGAACTGGGGGCTTTGGAGTCAggtctaaatctatcatcttggGATCTTTAAGAATGGTATTTTTTGGTGTTAAAACaaggtgaggtaggtgctgtcaacATTCTCATTTGATAGAAACTGAGTCTCTAAGAgatgagtgacttacccagggccccCTAGAACTCATAGGACCATAgctctagacctggaaggaacctagGAACCAGGGATTTGGCTGGGTTCTCATACCTGgtcattccctgttctgaggtcccctcccagctctgattttCTTTGTTCCCACTGGCTGGGTAACCTGAGGCAGGTGGCttccttctccaaatctgttCCAAGGGGAAGGGCCAGCCTTGATGAGTTCTCAGCCCTCTTTCTAACTGGGTGATTCTGTGCCTTGTCTTCACTTTCCGCTCTGTTCTTCAGGTCTCCACCCACTGGAATTGGCCAGCTTGTCCCCAGCTACCCCCCTGGAAGAAGGGAGCTGGCAGATTAGCCTGCTAATCCCCTTGTCCTCCCAGACAGTGGGGCCTAGACCAGCCAGTCAGACCTGCTCCAGCTACATCCGGGAGAGCTCCATCCCAAGTCCTTCCAAGGCCATGGCTCCCCCATGAGTCACACCCTCCAGGGCAGCACCTGTCCCCTAAGAGAAGGCCAAGCAACAGAAAGGGGCTGAGGAGGAGTAAACAGTACCCTTGTCTCAAAGACTGACCAACCATTCCCTTCCCTCAATACTCCAGGATAGCCCCTGGCAGGAGAAAAGCCGAGGTCAGGGCGGGGCCTTCTACCCCCTTGACCATCCATCGCCCTCCAAGAAACAGGTTAGCATGGACATGAGGAGGATTGAGCAGCCCAAGGCAACTGGGCCAGCACTGGGCTGGATGTCTGGATCCCATAGGAAAAGGAGACCAACGAGGGCTGAGCTGACGACAGACATGATCAGCCCACCCCTGGGTGACTTCCGCCACACCATGCACGTAGGCCGAGGCGGGGATGTCTTTGGGGACACCTCCTTCCTCAGCAACCACGGTGGGGTGGGCCGAGGCAGCGGGCGCTCTCCCAGAAGCTTCCTGCTTCGGACCCTGCAGCAGGTGAGGCGGGGAGGGCCTCCTTCCCGGGCCTTCACCTCCTCAGCAGCCTCCTCTCCTGATCCGCCAGCCATCTCGCCCATCATCAAGAATGCCGTCTCCTTGCCCCAGCTCCACCAGGCAGGCTATGACGGTATGGTGGCGAGCAAGCTGAGCTTTCGAGACAGCCCCCGGGGGTCCCCTGATGGGCACCGTGGCTATGGTAAGTGAATTCTTGCCACCCACCCCAGCCCCTCTCCCCTGGCCCCTGCTGGCTCCCTCCAATTCCCCCATCTCTGTTTTTGCTATTTCTCAAAACACCTCTGTGAGGCTCAGCGCCAGGCCCCCCAGATGGCCTTAATAGATACTGGTTCAATTTAGGGAGGGTAGACAGTGATGCTAAAGAAACCCAAAGGGTTTGGAgaccaaagacctgggttcaaatgcaggcTTTGCTctttcctagctgagtgaccttgggtgaatcactttacttctggccctttttttcccccctctccaAAGTGAGGCTGAACTGGGACTCAGGCTCGCTGATGATGAGTGacattttttatcttattttaaagtttgcaaagtgtttgagCCTCCCCCTTCCTGGAGAGATAGATATTGCAGggattataattcccattttactggCCAGTAAACAGAGGCTCAGGTAAACAGacatctgcccagggtcaccctgctGGCATTAGAGGGGAGAtcagaacccagctcttcctgactcccaggaccAGCTCCCTATGCAAgacatctctctgcctctcagcCACCCCTTCCTGCTCAGGCCTGTACTTCTTCGATGTCTCcaggcccttccagctttaatattcCAAAGCTTAAGGGAACCAGTTTCCatcattgggggagggggctgaggAGTCAGGGTCTTCTTGCCTGACCTGGAGACAGCCATGGAGCAATGCTGCCACCTTAtggcaaaaaaaatcacaagccCGCAGAAATTAGGCTCATCCCTCCAGAACTGGAAGATATtttttagtccaatcccctcactttacaggtgaggaaactgaggcttagtgggGTGACACACAGGGAGTAAGCATGAGGGGTGGGATTTATACCCAGATTCCCTTCCTCCGGAGCCAGTGGTCTTTGCAAAGTACCAGGCAGAAAGACCTTGGGAACTAGGTCTGATGGCCTGACCTAACCAAGGACAACAGCACCTGGTTTCTCCATTGGTCGAGAGTCGCTCACAATGGCTCAGGTGGATTCGACCTTTGGACCTTTTTGTCTGCTTTTTAAATGGTCGGATAATataatgtaagctctctgagggcagggcctccttttgatttttgtatcctctcacatagtaggtgcttaacaaagaCCTACTGAATGAATGTTGAATGCATAGATAATTAGTCTGGTCTGTAAGCAAATAGGACCAACACactggcagccaggtggtacaatggatagaacacctggGGCAGCAATTAATTAagtctctgagttcaaatctgacctccatttgaattcagaaagcctcatcttcctgactccaggcccagcactctatccacttcgacAGCTAGATGctcctggagaaaggaagacatgaGCTCAGATTCAAACTTgggcacttagtagctatgtgaccctgggcaagtcacttcaccctgtttgcctcagttttctcatctataaaatgagctggagaaggaaatggcagaccactccaggatctttgccaagaaatccccaagtggagtcacagagagtcagacacaactgaaaacaactgaacaataaccaaAAAATAGATATCACAGTAGTACCTCCCTCTCAGGGCtgttatgaagctcaaatgagaatatatagatatgtatagatgtgtgtgtgtaaatatatgtgtgtatatagaattgtgtgtataaatgtgtatatacatatatataattgtgtgtgtaaatatgtgtgtacatatatatgtgtgtgtgtaaatatatgtgtatatatataagtgtgtgtatacatgtgtgtatacatatatataattgtgtgtgtatatatataaaattgtgtgtgtaaatatgtgtgtacataattgtgtataaatgtgtgtgtatatatataattgtgtgtatatataaaaaattgtgtgtgtgtaaataattgtgtgtataaatatgtatgtatgtatatatatataattgtgtgtgtgtatatataattgtgtgtgtgtatacatataaaaaattgtgtgtgtgtgtgtgtgtgtggtgctttacaaaccttaaggtgctatataaatgccagtctgccatcatcatcacctcTGACCTGTTCCCCATACATATGGGAGGTAGAGGCAGTGTGATGCTGGGAAGTAGAGAATCAGCCTCTTGAGTCAGGAAATTTGGGGTTCGATCCTGATTATGATTCTTCCcggttgtatgaccctggtcaagtcacttccctcaGTGCCCAGGACCCATCTCCAAAGCTCTAAAGTTGCAGAGCAGAGACACATGATCTTTTACTAgagagagggaatttcctcaccaggaatctgatgaaatcataaatgTAGCCTCAAAAGGGGGTGGTTGGGAAGCAATGGACTAAGAGTCgtggggacctgagttcaagtcctgacttcTCTACTTCCTAACGATGTAATCTTAGGCAATTTACTTCGCCTCCAAGTCTTAGTTCCTTTATAAAATGTGGCCCCAAATGGACACTCCATCTGCGATTACGTACATTATCTCCAGATTCTGcgccttttctctggctgtgccccatacctggatctctctctcctcatcttcccctcctggcttccttggcttcctcctAAGTCTCAGCTTAAggcccaccttctgcaagagactCTTCCTGAGGCCTCTGAATGCCAGTACATTCCCAGTACAGTGATTATCTTCAGGACACCCTATGTCCCCCATTGGactaggagctccttgagggcagaaattatcTTTGCCTACCCTGCCTGGCACGCTTGTTGTGGTTCAGCCCCTTTTAGTctcactggagtggtttgccatttccttctccagctcattttacagataaggaaactgaggcaaacagggtgaagtggcttgcccagggtcatacaattaatgtctgaggctggatttgaactcaggtcttcccacttCAGTCCTGGAGTGTCTAAGCATTTGAGGTTCACAAAGGGCTTTCCCCCCAGCTACCTTGTGAAGTAAGCAGTATCCCCATTTTAATGGATGGacagactgaggctcagaaaggtccCATGTCTAACAGCTAGAAGGTAGAAGCTTGGGTTCCTACCCACACAGTGAgtcctttctaaaatgctttttcattcattcaaacacgGGCCTTCATGTGATTCCTGGTCCAGCCCTGTTCCCACTCTGAGGGGGTATTTCTGCCACCCATGCAGGCCGGGTACAAAGCCCTCATTCCTCTGCCCAGACAGCTGAAGTGACCCCTGCCCTGGGGACACCGACCAGTCCCTTGGCCTTTCTGACATCCATCGCTGGCTGGGCTCCAGCTCTCCTAGTGGGGCCGCTAAGACAGGGGGCTTTCCCCATCTGGGAGGGAGCTTCAGTGGCAGCTGAAAAGCCCAATGGATTCTATCTGTGAGCCTCTCACCTACAGGCTCAATGGAAGCTGGTGTCTGAgggcctgggttcaggtcctacaGTTTGctattctgtgtgaccttgggcaagtcacctatgaAAATGAGGGCTGAGCCTTTTTGGGACCCAGATTATATCGACATTATTCTCTATCCAAACCACTTCCAGCTTAGACAAGAGCCCATAGTCCCCCCTACCCACCCAACATGACTCTGCCCCAAGAAGATTCCAGGTAGCATTTATGAGAATCTTGAACAAGGCAGAGATCTTAAAACTCAGCTTGGCTTATTAACATTCCAGAATTGAGCCACCAAGTCCCAGTCCCAGCCCTCCTCCCACTGTGGGGTAAACAAAGGGACCTTTGGCTTTCCACTGACTTGGTGCCTGCCGGCCAATCACTTCTGCTGCCAGAGAAAGTAGAGATTGCCCTGAGATGGGTCAATAACCAAATCACTTCAGGGCCCTGAAGGCAAGAGTTAAATTGGGTTATCCCCCTTAATTCCTTTAAGGAAAGGACCTCTTTGTTCCTTTTGTGCTGATCTACCCACCACCTTCCCTAGGGGCTTTTTCCGTGTCTGGAAAGAGCTTGAGAGAAgactttatttattatttcttaatggggcagctaggtggtgagctaggtagagtgctgggcctggagtctggaagatctgaggtcaaataggccgcagacacttactagctgtgtgaccctgggcaagtcacttcacctacccccatctgcctcagttcctcatctataaaatggagacacactGCAGAAAGACATGGTaagccactccactatctttaccCAGAAACCTCATGGACAAAGTCATGtagggtcagacacaactcaacaacaaacgTGATTTTTGAAATATGCTTCCACACCTTGTCGtttggccttggacaagtcacttttcatCTCTGGCCTCCGTTTCTCAATATGACCTCTAAGACTGAGCCCAGGTTCTAGGTCCCCTCGCCTCTCCAGATGGCCTCAGAGAGTCCTTCCTGTTCTGAATCTATGAGCCATACGCGCAGAAGAGCATTTCTCATGCCCTTACTGTGGGTCAGGCACTGGGTGAGGTGCCTGCAACAGGGCTAGAAGAATGTCACTGCCTGCTCCCAAGGTGCTCTAACTGTAATTGGGAGAGGCGGTAGACATGTGGAGGAGGGCTCAGCTGTGGGTGCTGGCCGGCCAGCCAGAGAGTGGTAGATGGCAGCCAGGGCTGGCCCCTGGAGCTCACTCAGAgcctgtctcttctctcccttccaggTCTGGATTCTGGATTCTGCACCATCCCCCGCCTTTTACCCACTGAGAGGGCCCTGGACAAGGACAGCTCCTATCCCTCAGAGTCTGAACTGCCTCGATCAGACTCCGAGCCTGAGCTACATCGCTCCGATTCTGAGCCCAAGCTCCATCGCTCAGACTCCATGCTCTCCTTCCGCCTAGACCTGGGTCCCTCCCTCCTCAGTGAGCTCCTCAGTGCCATGAGCCTGTCTGAGACACCTGGCAAAGAGCCAGGCCCAGCCCAGACCACGgagccccagcccccagccccagaGCTCCGATCTCAGGGACACTGTCCCAATGGGGTCTCGGTGTCAAAGAGCCCCATTGGGGAGAAGCCAGGGAGCCTCCAGCCTGAGAAGCTGAGAGCACCCGCCAGTCTGAACCCAGCCAGGGGACACTGGGTGGGCAGCTGGGGCCCCAGGCCCCACTATAGTGAGGTAACCGCGCGGCAAGAGCTAGCTGAAGTGTTGCCCCAAAGCCGGGCCTCATGGGAGAGCCAGGATGAGGGACAGGGGATCTCCCCTTGCTGGGCAAGGGGCAGCTCCGAGAAGGAGCCGAGGAGGGTCCCAGTCCCCAGCACAGTTCAGGCAACCACATTCCAATTTGCCGATGAGGATGATGAGGTGAATATGTGAGTGTAGCCCTGCTAGGTCTAGGGGATGAGAACCCCAGCCCAGCACCGGGACCTCCAATGAAGTCCCTTCTCCCCCCTCATCATGGAGGGCAGAGgatttggggtggaggggagcgATCTGCTTCACCCAGTAGTACAAGccaggagctggaagggaatggagggaaggggaagggacaaGAAAGAAACTGGCATTGCttcaaccccccacccccaggccttGTCCCACCACCTCATCCTCCCCAGGCCAGACCGGAGGTTGTGTAGTATGGGGAGAGCAGCCTCTGGTACTTCCAGACACTTGGCAGGAATCTCCCTCCTGCCCattccattcccacccaccctcctgcACACATATCCTTCAAAGGGTGGTCAGGGGAGTGGGGCAGGCTTGCCCCTgcaccctcctctcccttccgTGGTCAGATGAGGCTTCCTGAATAGGGTTAGGTAGGTGGGTGCTGAAAGAGGAACAGCTGAGAGCCATTTGTTCTGGGAACAGACAGTCCAGGGG
It includes:
- the CDC42EP1 gene encoding cdc42 effector protein 1; the encoded protein is MDMRRIEQPKATGPALGWMSGSHRKRRPTRAELTTDMISPPLGDFRHTMHVGRGGDVFGDTSFLSNHGGVGRGSGRSPRSFLLRTLQQVRRGGPPSRAFTSSAASSPDPPAISPIIKNAVSLPQLHQAGYDGMVASKLSFRDSPRGSPDGHRGYGLDSGFCTIPRLLPTERALDKDSSYPSESELPRSDSEPELHRSDSEPKLHRSDSMLSFRLDLGPSLLSELLSAMSLSETPGKEPGPAQTTEPQPPAPELRSQGHCPNGVSVSKSPIGEKPGSLQPEKLRAPASLNPARGHWVGSWGPRPHYSEVTARQELAEVLPQSRASWESQDEGQGISPCWARGSSEKEPRRVPVPSTVQATTFQFADEDDEVNM